A stretch of the Conger conger chromosome 3, fConCon1.1, whole genome shotgun sequence genome encodes the following:
- the rhogd gene encoding ras homolog gene family, member Gd, whose protein sequence is MQTIKCVVVGDGAVGKTCLLISYTTNAFPEEYIPTVFDNYSAQMSVDGRTVSLNLWDTAGQEEYDRLRTLSYPQTNVFIICFSIGSPSSHANVRHKWHPEVSHHCPSVPVLLVGTKRDLRADGETVKKLKEQGLAPTTPQQGSSLAKQIGAVKYMECSALLQEGVREVFAEAVRAVLYPAAKKNTKKCVLL, encoded by the coding sequence ATGCAGACAATAaagtgtgtggtggtgggggacGGGGCGGTGGGCAAGACCTGCCTGCTCATCTCCTACACGACCAACGCCTTCCCCGAGGAGTACATCCCCACCGTCTTCGACAACTACAGCGCCCAGATGAGCGTGGACGGCCGCACGGTCAGCCTGAACCTGTGGGACACGGCGGGCCAGGAGGAGTACGACCGGCTGCGCACGCTCTCCTACCCGCAGACCAACGTCTTCATCATCTGCTTCTCCATCGGGAGCCCCTCCTCCCACGCCAACGTGCGGCACAAGTGGCACCCCGAGGTGTCGCACCACTGCCCCAGCGTGCCCGTCCTGCTGGTGGGCACCAAGCGGGACCTGCGCGCCGACGGCGAGACCGTCAAGAAGCTGAAGGAGCAGGGCCTGGCGCCCACCACGCCGCAGCAGGGCAGCTCCCTGGCCAAGCAGATCGGGGCCGTCAAGTACATGGAGTGCTCGGCGCTGCTGCAGGAGGGCGTGCGGGAGGTGTTCGCCGAGGCCGTGCGCGCCGTGCTCTACCCCGCCGCCAAGAAGAACACCAAGAAGTGCGTGCTCTTAtag